Proteins encoded within one genomic window of Merismopedia glauca CCAP 1448/3:
- a CDS encoding type II toxin-antitoxin system HicA family toxin, giving the protein MGKLEKLVEQFIGGLAEASFEDVRYILEAFGFEEKRSKGSHHIFVNELGQAITIPKKGGKKVKKVYIKRIVELLNLEIDASDIQPEFDREVENDEQ; this is encoded by the coding sequence ATGGGAAAGTTAGAAAAATTAGTCGAGCAATTCATTGGTGGCTTGGCTGAAGCCAGCTTTGAAGATGTTCGATATATTTTAGAAGCATTTGGGTTTGAAGAAAAGCGCTCAAAGGGAAGTCACCATATTTTCGTCAATGAATTGGGACAAGCAATAACCATTCCTAAAAAGGGCGGGAAAAAAGTTAAAAAGGTATATATCAAGAGAATAGTGGAGTTACTAAATTTAGAAATAGACGCAAGTGATATTCAACCCGAATTTGATCGAGAAGTAGAAAACGATGAACAGTAA